The nucleotide window TCGGGTGATCGAAAACTTTGTGGTGCAAGGCGGCGATACCAGCGGCAGCAAAACCAGTAAAGTCAAAACCTCAATGCAGGCTGAAATTGAGCGGGACATCAATAAAGAGTCGCCATTTACCTTAGTTCAGTCTGCTGACTTATTAGCAGAGCAGACCGGCTTTATCCAAGGTTTTGCGGTAGGGCGCTCTGTCAGTGAAAACAAAGAATGGTTAATACATTGTCCAGGGGTGATCAACTTAGCCCGGGGCAATAACATTCATTCTGGCACCACAGACTTTGCCATTATGTTTGGCGTCTCACCGCGTCATCTTGATCGCAATATGAGCGTGTTTGGCCGGGTTATTGATGGTTGGCAAGCGCTGTATAAAATAGAGCGAGGCGATGACTTATTGAGTGGTGCGTTTAGTGATGCAAAACAGCCAAGTTTTATTATCAAGGCATATCTTGGCTCTCAATTGGCAAAAAATGAGCAGCAACATTGGCTCATCGAAGATACTACAAGCGACTATTTTCAAAACAAATTAGCGCAACGCCGCAAGTATTCCCATGACTTTTACCATCACAAAGGAAACGGCAATCTTGATGTTTGCTATCAAAAAGTTGCCAGCAAACAGGAGAGCAAATAATGGTAGCGGAAACAATCAATTATATCGAATTACCAACCACAGACATAAGCAAAGTTAAACAGTTTTATAGCCAGGCATTTCAATGGCAATTTACTGACTATGGCCCGGACTATACGGCGTTTAACGACGGCTCATTTAATGGTGGCTTTTACCTGCACGATAAAACCGCCAGCTATCAACAAGGTGCACCTTTAGTGGTGCTATATTCCAGTCATTTAGAAGAATCTTTGGCAAAAGTGATTAACCACGGTGGGGTTATTGTAAAACCAATATTTTCCTTTCCCGGAGGCCGACGTTTTCATTTTTGTGACCCCGGTGGCAACGAACTGGCTATTTGGTCAGAGTAGTGGAAAAAGCAGTGGCAAAAAACTGTTGACCTCAACTTAGCTTGAGGTTGTAGCATGCCGACTTATGTAAACATAAGCCGGCGTATTAATGGCCGGCGCCCTGATTAAATTGAAGGAGACACACTTGCCAAACGATTCAGCAATGAAAGCGTTAACACAACAACAACTAGACTGTTATTTGCAGCGCATAGGGATGGTGGCGCCTGAGACTACTGATCAAGCCTATTTACAGCAACTTTTTACCGCTCACTTGTATCATGTCCCGTTTGAAAATTTAGATATTGCTTTAGATAACGGGATTTCTCTGAGCTTGCCTGATTTGTATCATAAAATCGTCGAAAACCGCCGAGGTGGTTTTTGTTATGAACTAAATTATATGTTTTATCAATTGCTTACTGGCTTAGGTTACGACGCAAAAATGTTGGCGGCCAATGTGTGGTCAAAGGATAGCTACGGCCCTGATTTTGACCATTTATTATTGCAAGTTAGTCTTTGTGATCAAGATTTTATCGTTGATGTTGGCTTTGGTGACAGTTTTAGAACGCTAGTACCTTTGTCTGGCAGTAGCGTTGATGATGGGTTTAATCGTTATCAACTGAGACAACAACACGGTTTTTACGTGCTGCGGCAAACCAAGGTTAAAGGCGAATGCTTCAAACAATATAAATTCACCCTAACGCCTTATCCAATTAGTGCGTTTAACGATATGTGTGTGTATCAGCAAACCTCGCCTGAATCACATTTTTCCACCAGTTCGGTATGTACTATTGCCAATGCAACTGGCCGACAAACGCTATCTAATGGGCAATTGATCATCACTAAAAATGGCCAAAAAACACGCCGAGATATTAGCGATGAACGTGATTATCGACAGGTGATGCTGGAACTGTTTGGTATGCAATTACCAAGTCACATACACCCGAGTAGGTTCCACAAATTGTTGTTTGTGCCATCTACTGATAGTTAAATAATCATTTGTTGCACTGAATGTTCCTGACAATGCGCATCGTTCAACGACGTCGTCAAGCGATGCGCTGGCTGATCATTAACGAGGTTTTTATCCTGCGACGCGACTTCCGCCTCGGCCTTGACCAGTCGATTTTTGCTTAGATGAGTTCGAACTAGACGACTTTTGGTTTGATGATTTTGCCGGACGACGTCTCGCTTTACCGCTGGTGTTTTTCGCGTAAGGGTTATCTTTACTGGTATGGCGTTTATTCTTACCGACCGGCTTATGCCCACGCGCATTGTCAGAACTTTTTTGCCCGTCATGGTGTTCTGCTTTTGGCTTTTTCGGTTTCTTTGGTTTTTTATCTTTAAACGGTCTGATGTCGTGCGACTTAGGAACCGGGTTAGCCGCTTCAAAGCCTGCCACTTCTTCACGTTCTAACAGCTTTTGCGTGAGTCGTTCAATGGCAACCAATTGTTTGTACTCATCAGAGCACACCAATGAGATGGCGTTACCGTCTTTACCCGCTCGACCGGTACGACCAATACGATGTACGTAATCTTCAGCAACATGCGGCAAATCAAAGTTCACCACTTGCTCTAATTCATTGATGTCTATGCCACGAGCTGCGATATCGGTGGCAACCAAGACGCGGATCCCGCCATCTTTAAATTGCGCTAACGCTTTGGTGCGCGCACCTTGGCTTTTGTTGCCGTGAATGGCTAACGCTTTGATACCATCTTCTTCTAAGTGACGGGTTAAGCGATTGGCACCGTGTTTGGTTTTCGTGAATACCAACACTTGTTGCCAGTTATTATGACCAATTAAATAAGATAATAAGCGCGGCTTCTTCTTCTTATCGGTGGTGACAATCTTTTGTTCTACGGTGGTAGCGGTGGTATTGGCCGGACTAACGGAAATTTCCACCGGATCTTTAACCAAGCCTCTGGCTAATGCACGTATATCATCGGAGAATGTCGCAGAGAATAATAAGTTCTGTCGTTTCTTCGGCAATAGTCTAATAATTTTTTCAATATCATTGATAAAGCCCATGTCCAGCATACGATCCGCTTCATCCAACACCAAGACTTCAACCTGGCTAAACTTCACTGCGTTTTGTTGATACAAATCCAGTAAACGTCCAGGGGTGGCAACCAAAATGTCTATACCCTTTCTTAGACGCATCATTTGCGGATTGATTTTAACGCCACCGTAAATGATAAAGCTGCTGAGATTGAGATTCTTTGAATAGGTCGCAACATTATCACCGACCTGTGCTGCAAGCTCTCGGGTCGGGGTTAGAATCAAGGTTCTAATGTGATTTGGTTTGACTTGCTTACCATTATCTAGAGTTTGCAATATCGGTAGGGTAAAACCTGCGGTTTTGCCGGTACCGGTTTGCGCGGCCGCCATAACGTCCTGTCCAGATAATACCGCTGGAATGGCTTTTTCTTGAATAGGCGATGGGGTGGTGTAACCCTTATCTTGTAGTGCAGATAAAATTTGTGGGCTTAAGCCTAGAGTTTCAAAACTCATAGTCACTCTCTGATTGCTGGAAAATTAATGGCTTAGCCTATATTCAAGGTTAAGCCGAGGGCGAGCGCAATGTACAGTATAGTGTAGGTCTATGCAATCAAAGTAGCGATTAATTAGCGAACGATCAGCGAGTAATGTGGATCATTATCGAGAAAAAGCCCACCAGAATAAGGTTAAAGGCGATTATGTAAGCAAAACCTTTAAGCCCTTGCTTCATACTGTAATTGTTCGATTTTAAATACCACCACCAAATCAGGCACATAATCACAGGTAGTATGAAAAATAAACGTAACAACATGGCAAACCTTTTGATTTTTATTAATAAAGTGGAACGGTTTATGCTCTTTACTATAGAACAATTTCGCTATCTTGTTAATGCCATATTTACGCTTTGCTCGAGTTAGTGCTTTTCATGCCAAGGGGCGACTTTAAATAGCATCAACATTCCAGGGACAGCCAGTGCGGTACATACTAGGAAAAACGGTGTCCAGCCTATATGCTCAACAATAAAGCCAGTACCGGCATTGGCAATGGTGCGTGGCAACGCGGTTAGCGCGGTAAATAGCGCAAATTGGGTTGCAGCAAAGGTTGGATTGGTGTTTTTCGCAATAAATGCGGTAAACGCGGCGGTGCCTAACCCGACCCCTAAATATTCAAAGCCCATGGCAAATGCCAAGGCATAATTGTTGTTACCTATTTCTGACAGCGCCGCAAATCCTAAAATCGAAACGATTTGCACGACACCAAATATCCACAAGGCGCGATTGATTGATAACTTGATCATGATGATGCCGCCAACCGCTAACCCTATGGTCATGGCGACCAAAGACGCGACTTTAGCAATACCACCGATTTCAGTATTACTAAAGCCTAGGTCAATAAAAAACGGCGTTTGCAAAGCCGTTGCCATATTGTCGCCAAGCTTATATAAGAACAGAAATGATAAAATTAGCAGCGCCGATTTCACGCCTTCGCGATCGATGAAATCTCTAAAAGGTAATACCACCGCGTCATGCAATGATTTAGGCGCATTGGCTTCTATGCGGGCTTCCTTGACCGATAATGTCATCACCACACCGATTAGCATAAACGCGGCGACAACGATAAACACCATAGACCAAGGCATTTGATCGGCAAGAATAAAGCCGAGTGAACCCGGCACCAAACCGGATAAACGATACGCTTGCACGTGAATGGAGTTGCCCAAGCCAAGCTCATGATCTGGTAATAATTCTCGTCGATAGGCATCGAGTACGATGTCTTGACTGGCACTGAAAAATGCGACGGCTGCGGCTAAATAGGCGACTGCCCAGATATCCATGGTCGGGTCTATGTAGGCAAACATCGCTATAGACACCAATAATGCCACTTGCGTTAATAACATCCAGCCACGTCGTCGCCCCAAAAATGGCAAGGTATATCGGTCCATCGCTGGCGACCAAATAAACTTCCATACATAGGGAATGCCGATAAGGGAAAACAAACCTATCTCGGCCAAACTGACGCCTTCGTTTCTTAACCAACCAGGTAATAACTGATAAAGGAAAAATAGCGGCATGCCCGAGCTAAAGCCGGTAAATATGCAGATCAGCATACGTTTGTTGAAAATGGTATCTATGATACCGGGAGAATCTTGTTGATGCGCTTCTGAGGCGGGCATGAAACAGCGACCTAAAACTTGTTGTTATGGCGCTAGGCTAACAGATAGCGGGCATTAAAAAAAGCCAATCGAAGATTTAAAAAAAGCGAATCGCAGATTAAAAATCTGCGACTGGACGCCAACCAACACAATGGATCGGGTAACTGCCTCTATCCGTTAAAAAATCTAGACAGGTCTGGATTTCCGCGAATAGTGGTAAGTCCTTTTGGAGATTAACCAATGACGATAATTTGATCTCATGAATCAAATGCCAAAAGACACGTTCTTTGGCACTCGAAGGGGTGTCATCAGTTACGTTTAACTGTGACCATTCTTCTAAACAATCCCAAATAAAGTTATCAACTTCAGTGTAATGAACTGAATTTTTTAATAGCGCTTGTAGGTAATAAACCAGCTGTGAAATTTTGTCATTAATAAAGCTTTCCACGTACACAACAACTCCAAATGCTTTCATATCCTTGTTAGCATTGTCTCTTCCGTGTTTAAGACTTCTTTTAAATTACGTTAATTTAAATCTAGTTAATACTTGGACAATTTTCCAAGCAAAAGTTGCAGAATAATAAAACGAAACGATCAAAAATGTCAAAATAAATCAGACGCCTATAGCGCCTGAATTAATTTTATGGTTCGTGAATGTAGTCGGCAGGTAGCAAGGATGCACTGATCAGGATAATGGGTTCAATTGGTACGTCAGGCCAGCTTTGACCTTCGTGAAAGTCGGTTTCAGCCATCGCCATTTTTTCAAGAACTTCATCGCCCCATGTCACATGAGCAAAAACCGTATAACCCCAATTGCGACCAGGATCTAGTTCGGTATTTTCGCCAACGTTAAAGAAGAATTGGCGTTTCGCACTGTGTGGATCATGCTGACGAGCCATTGCTACAGTACCATAAGTGTTTTTTAAGCCATTACCGGATTCATTGAAAATCGAGTCGCGTTCTTTTCGTGGGATAAAGTTGGCGTCATAACCGCCACCTTGAACCACAAAATCTTCGATGACACGATGGAATATGGTGTTGTCATACTCCTTACTCACCACATGCCAAAGAAAGTTATTGACTGCCAGCGGAGCTTTCACTCGATTTAATTCAATGATGATCACACCCATAGAGGTTTCTAATTTAACCTGAGGGTACAAATTATTGGCATCAATAATTTTTTGTTTAGCTGCCATAACATGTGCCGACATCAATAATGTCAGCATCAGCGCGACTAGGGTGCGAACCATAAATTAACCTTTTATAAACTGTTGCAGTTGTTCATCTTCGACCACTTGGATGATCAACTTAGCCAATTGCACGTTAAAGTCTTTTTGCAATTCATCGATATCTGCTGATAACGCACCACGAGTGGTTGCTCGCAAGGTAAAAGTCTTCGACAAGGTTTGTGCCGGATTCTCTACTTTGACGCGCAATTTAATGATGGTATTAGCACGATAATCTAAAACGTCCTGATTGACATAGGTACGAGCTCTTTCAACTTGAAATTGCACCTGTAAATCAGAACCACTATTTAATTTCAGTCCCTGCAATGCCAGTTGATCACTAAATTCGCTATTCAATACGTCTTTCAGTGAGTCTGCACTGCTGATCAAGGTTGATGGTCGATCGGCTGAAAGCACTTCAACGATGTGTGCAGTAGAGCGTAGATCGTAAACTGAAATCTTCGCATTCAGGTCGTCATATACCTTATTTGCGTGTGCATTCACTTTTGGATTTAAACTGATTGTATTTGGCTCTTGAGCGCAAGCTACAAGGCACAGTGCCGATAGCGCAACGGCAATTATATTCTGTTTCATTATTTTTTGGCCGATAAAATGACAAATTTCTTATTGCTTGCCAATGTTTGGCAATTATTAAACAGTCGCATGAGTTTTATATGATATCCCAACTGCCTGTTCCCTATTATCCTTAATTCGCCACCTTTTTTCAAAGTTTTGTAACACTCTTTAAACATTTGCCAAGCAATATGATCGGTAACTGCTTGTTGTTGATGAAAAGGTGGGTTGCAAACAACCAAATCTAAGCTGTTTTCAGGGCAACCTTCGAGGCAGTCACCTACCACAAATCGACAGTTTGACAGCTGCTCTGGCAGATTGTTCATAACATTTTGTTTTGCCGAGGAAATGGCCATATGAGACTCGTCAAAAAAGCCCATTTTAATACCATCATTTTGGGCTAATAAGGCCAAACCTAGTATACCGTTACCACAACCCAAATCCGCGACTTGGTCACCGGCTTTTAAGGTCGGCAAGTGTTGTAATAAAAATGCCCCACCGATATCGATGCTATCTCTTGAAAACACATTGGCTTGATTACTTATGTGCATATCAAAGCCCGGTAGTGGCCAGACTTTATCAGCAATTGGCGCTGTTTTTTTAGCGTTATCAACCTTACTAAACACCAATCGTGCCTTTTTCACCGCTAATGAGGTTGTTGTCTCACCAAGGTGTTTGGCAAACAACTTTAACGTTGAGGTATGAATATCCTTGGCTCTCGCAGCGGCGATAACTTGCGTCTCTTTACTGGCGATTTGTTGAATTTGCTGCAATTGAAATTCTAACAAGCTATTGGTCTTAGGGATTTTCAATAACACCAAGTCTACCGGTTGGCTAATATCGTCTATGCTAGACAACAAGCTGACCTTGCTATGGTCCAAGTTATTATCCGCTAGATTATATTTGATTCCTTGTTGGGAAATATAAGAGTCATTCACCAATTGCAGTGTATGCTCGGTTAAATTCAACGTTAGTGCGCCAAAACTGTCGTTAAAAATGACAATATTTAATGGTCGTTCGAGTGTGCCACTATCTTTAAGGTGGTTAATGATATACTCATCTGCCGCGTCCCATGCTTGCAGGCTACGATTAACCTGGGCTAATGGGAAACGATGTAAGTGAACCGGCGAGTCATTAACAATAAATGGGCTTAGCATGATTAATATTCGACGTAATTAAATGGTAAAAGTTTGATGAGTGTATTATCGCAAACCTATGACAAATTAACTATAGATACGCCAGAAAAGCTTAACGCTATTAGC belongs to Thalassotalea sp. HSM 43 and includes:
- a CDS encoding peptidylprolyl isomerase → MLRSIAIIVLLFTSLTALANQPSWRKVEQENLLYLQTNQGTVTIELAQFFAPRHVEYMRKLVQEGFYDGLPFYRVIENFVVQGGDTSGSKTSKVKTSMQAEIERDINKESPFTLVQSADLLAEQTGFIQGFAVGRSVSENKEWLIHCPGVINLARGNNIHSGTTDFAIMFGVSPRHLDRNMSVFGRVIDGWQALYKIERGDDLLSGAFSDAKQPSFIIKAYLGSQLAKNEQQHWLIEDTTSDYFQNKLAQRRKYSHDFYHHKGNGNLDVCYQKVASKQESK
- a CDS encoding VOC family protein, producing the protein MVAETINYIELPTTDISKVKQFYSQAFQWQFTDYGPDYTAFNDGSFNGGFYLHDKTASYQQGAPLVVLYSSHLEESLAKVINHGGVIVKPIFSFPGGRRFHFCDPGGNELAIWSE
- a CDS encoding arylamine N-acetyltransferase family protein codes for the protein MPNDSAMKALTQQQLDCYLQRIGMVAPETTDQAYLQQLFTAHLYHVPFENLDIALDNGISLSLPDLYHKIVENRRGGFCYELNYMFYQLLTGLGYDAKMLAANVWSKDSYGPDFDHLLLQVSLCDQDFIVDVGFGDSFRTLVPLSGSSVDDGFNRYQLRQQHGFYVLRQTKVKGECFKQYKFTLTPYPISAFNDMCVYQQTSPESHFSTSSVCTIANATGRQTLSNGQLIITKNGQKTRRDISDERDYRQVMLELFGMQLPSHIHPSRFHKLLFVPSTDS
- a CDS encoding DEAD/DEAH box helicase: MSFETLGLSPQILSALQDKGYTTPSPIQEKAIPAVLSGQDVMAAAQTGTGKTAGFTLPILQTLDNGKQVKPNHIRTLILTPTRELAAQVGDNVATYSKNLNLSSFIIYGGVKINPQMMRLRKGIDILVATPGRLLDLYQQNAVKFSQVEVLVLDEADRMLDMGFINDIEKIIRLLPKKRQNLLFSATFSDDIRALARGLVKDPVEISVSPANTTATTVEQKIVTTDKKKKPRLLSYLIGHNNWQQVLVFTKTKHGANRLTRHLEEDGIKALAIHGNKSQGARTKALAQFKDGGIRVLVATDIAARGIDINELEQVVNFDLPHVAEDYVHRIGRTGRAGKDGNAISLVCSDEYKQLVAIERLTQKLLEREEVAGFEAANPVPKSHDIRPFKDKKPKKPKKPKAEHHDGQKSSDNARGHKPVGKNKRHTSKDNPYAKNTSGKARRRPAKSSNQKSSSSNSSKQKSTGQGRGGSRVAG
- a CDS encoding AmpG family muropeptide MFS transporter is translated as MPASEAHQQDSPGIIDTIFNKRMLICIFTGFSSGMPLFFLYQLLPGWLRNEGVSLAEIGLFSLIGIPYVWKFIWSPAMDRYTLPFLGRRRGWMLLTQVALLVSIAMFAYIDPTMDIWAVAYLAAAVAFFSASQDIVLDAYRRELLPDHELGLGNSIHVQAYRLSGLVPGSLGFILADQMPWSMVFIVVAAFMLIGVVMTLSVKEARIEANAPKSLHDAVVLPFRDFIDREGVKSALLILSFLFLYKLGDNMATALQTPFFIDLGFSNTEIGGIAKVASLVAMTIGLAVGGIIMIKLSINRALWIFGVVQIVSILGFAALSEIGNNNYALAFAMGFEYLGVGLGTAAFTAFIAKNTNPTFAATQFALFTALTALPRTIANAGTGFIVEHIGWTPFFLVCTALAVPGMLMLFKVAPWHEKH
- a CDS encoding peptidylprolyl isomerase — its product is MVRTLVALMLTLLMSAHVMAAKQKIIDANNLYPQVKLETSMGVIIIELNRVKAPLAVNNFLWHVVSKEYDNTIFHRVIEDFVVQGGGYDANFIPRKERDSIFNESGNGLKNTYGTVAMARQHDPHSAKRQFFFNVGENTELDPGRNWGYTVFAHVTWGDEVLEKMAMAETDFHEGQSWPDVPIEPIILISASLLPADYIHEP
- a CDS encoding YajG family lipoprotein encodes the protein MKQNIIAVALSALCLVACAQEPNTISLNPKVNAHANKVYDDLNAKISVYDLRSTAHIVEVLSADRPSTLISSADSLKDVLNSEFSDQLALQGLKLNSGSDLQVQFQVERARTYVNQDVLDYRANTIIKLRVKVENPAQTLSKTFTLRATTRGALSADIDELQKDFNVQLAKLIIQVVEDEQLQQFIKG
- a CDS encoding methyltransferase, producing MLSPFIVNDSPVHLHRFPLAQVNRSLQAWDAADEYIINHLKDSGTLERPLNIVIFNDSFGALTLNLTEHTLQLVNDSYISQQGIKYNLADNNLDHSKVSLLSSIDDISQPVDLVLLKIPKTNSLLEFQLQQIQQIASKETQVIAAARAKDIHTSTLKLFAKHLGETTTSLAVKKARLVFSKVDNAKKTAPIADKVWPLPGFDMHISNQANVFSRDSIDIGGAFLLQHLPTLKAGDQVADLGCGNGILGLALLAQNDGIKMGFFDESHMAISSAKQNVMNNLPEQLSNCRFVVGDCLEGCPENSLDLVVCNPPFHQQQAVTDHIAWQMFKECYKTLKKGGELRIIGNRQLGYHIKLMRLFNNCQTLASNKKFVILSAKK